A single genomic interval of Haloterrigena turkmenica DSM 5511 harbors:
- a CDS encoding Cdc6/Cdc18 family protein: MSLVTNRRVLRTEIPPEEMYLREGQMDHLRSVLEPIQYGQRVDGAFIYGPPGGGKTHAAQLLVSRLKHAAGHIQTTHIDCWQYHTTTAIATQLLDGLGGAAAPDNVAGYELMDRLRNELESPYVVILDEADQIEDDRILYELHKRPRVTLLLIANDYAEFYEPLDMRVESRLNYQPIEFQKYKHDQLAGILERRIEQGVRPNVVPDEVVDTIVDVSSNDARKAIDNLRKAIDRAAAEGRDRVSHGLVHAVAPETERDLVRKTFSKLTRKQRVLYEILVEDGGELAAGDIYEQVCDRIDEPPSTKTVTRNLKKMAHYDIVDYTGENSARRYWATTEELYPRNPA; encoded by the coding sequence ATGAGTCTCGTCACGAACCGGCGCGTGCTCCGGACCGAAATTCCGCCGGAGGAAATGTATCTCCGCGAGGGCCAGATGGACCACCTTCGAAGCGTCCTCGAACCCATCCAGTACGGCCAGCGCGTCGACGGCGCCTTTATCTACGGCCCGCCCGGCGGTGGGAAGACCCACGCGGCCCAACTCCTAGTCTCACGACTCAAGCATGCCGCCGGCCACATTCAGACCACGCATATCGACTGCTGGCAGTATCACACGACAACGGCGATCGCCACGCAACTGCTCGACGGGCTCGGTGGGGCAGCCGCGCCCGACAACGTCGCCGGCTACGAGTTGATGGACCGGCTTCGAAATGAGCTCGAGTCGCCCTACGTGGTGATCCTCGACGAGGCCGACCAAATCGAAGACGATCGCATTCTCTATGAACTCCACAAGCGCCCGCGCGTCACGCTGTTGTTGATCGCTAACGACTACGCCGAGTTTTACGAGCCGCTGGATATGCGCGTCGAGTCCCGGCTGAACTACCAGCCCATCGAATTTCAGAAATATAAGCACGACCAGCTTGCTGGGATTCTCGAGCGTCGGATCGAGCAAGGGGTGCGGCCGAACGTGGTACCTGACGAAGTTGTCGACACGATCGTCGACGTCTCGAGCAACGACGCGCGGAAGGCAATCGACAATCTACGGAAGGCGATCGACCGAGCGGCCGCCGAAGGTCGCGATCGCGTGAGCCACGGTCTTGTCCACGCGGTCGCGCCCGAGACCGAACGAGACCTCGTGCGCAAAACCTTCTCGAAGCTGACGCGGAAACAGCGCGTGCTCTATGAGATTCTCGTCGAAGACGGCGGCGAGTTGGCGGCTGGGGACATCTATGAGCAAGTCTGCGATCGGATCGACGAGCCGCCAAGTACGAAAACGGTGACGCGGAATCTCAAGAAGATGGCTCACTACGATATCGTTGATTATACAGGCGAAAACAGTGCACGGCGATACTGGGCGACAACTGAGGAGTTGTATCCTCGGAACCCAGCGTGA